From one Streptomyces sp. N50 genomic stretch:
- a CDS encoding flavin reductase family protein codes for MTASEGMAGLEDLDGVTSDPGEITSAFSGFPSGVAALAARVHGEPTVMIVSSFAVGVSHNPPMVSFAAQHTSTTWPLLSRARTIGISVLGEGHSDKARQLGSRSKAARFTDLRTVEAESGAIFLDGAPVWLECTVEHSYPAGDHDIIVLRVLAMRSDDERSPLVWHRRTLKMLGS; via the coding sequence AGGGCATGGCAGGCCTGGAGGATCTGGACGGCGTCACCTCGGATCCCGGGGAGATCACCAGCGCGTTCTCCGGGTTCCCGTCGGGCGTCGCGGCTCTCGCGGCACGCGTCCACGGCGAACCGACCGTCATGATCGTCTCGTCGTTCGCGGTCGGCGTCTCCCACAACCCGCCCATGGTCTCCTTCGCGGCCCAACACACCTCTACGACCTGGCCGTTGCTGTCCCGCGCGAGGACCATCGGGATCTCCGTGCTGGGCGAGGGCCACAGCGACAAGGCCCGCCAACTCGGCTCCCGCAGCAAGGCGGCCCGCTTCACCGATCTGCGCACGGTGGAGGCGGAATCCGGCGCCATCTTCCTCGACGGCGCACCGGTGTGGCTGGAGTGCACGGTCGAGCACAGCTATCCGGCCGGCGACCACGACATCATCGTGCTGCGGGTGCTCGCGATGCGGTCCGACGACGAGAGGAGTCCGTTGGTGTGGCATCGACGGACCCTGAAAATGCTGGGTAGTTGA
- a CDS encoding aminoacyl-tRNA hydrolase — protein MTSDSTVSGDNADPFLNEPTSRDEAPQFVLPLVVRIERDAPPARTDALETAARAVLTILSDERAVGDGEWAQVMRDWQDARIRKVVRRARGAEWRRAEALPGITVTGKSAEVRVFPPVPLDGWPKDLARLQVSGTDLDDPEPPSDADPTAPVLWLNPDLDMSAGKTMAQTGHGAQLAWWELSDEERTAWREAGFPLSVRTAAPARWAELTAGGLPLVKDAGFTEIAPGSATVVAEHPALGRA, from the coding sequence GTGACCAGTGATTCCACCGTTTCCGGCGACAACGCCGACCCCTTCCTCAATGAGCCCACCTCTCGCGACGAGGCTCCCCAGTTCGTGCTGCCCCTTGTTGTGCGGATCGAGCGGGACGCTCCCCCGGCTCGTACGGACGCGCTGGAGACGGCCGCTCGGGCCGTGCTGACGATCCTGAGTGATGAGCGGGCCGTCGGGGACGGGGAGTGGGCGCAGGTCATGCGGGACTGGCAGGACGCGCGGATCCGGAAGGTGGTCCGGCGGGCGCGCGGGGCCGAGTGGCGGCGGGCCGAGGCGCTGCCCGGCATCACGGTGACCGGGAAGTCGGCGGAGGTACGGGTCTTCCCGCCCGTTCCGCTCGACGGCTGGCCCAAGGACCTCGCCCGGCTCCAGGTCTCCGGCACCGACCTCGACGACCCCGAACCGCCGTCCGACGCGGACCCCACGGCACCGGTGCTCTGGCTCAACCCCGACCTCGACATGTCCGCCGGCAAGACCATGGCCCAGACCGGCCACGGCGCCCAACTCGCCTGGTGGGAACTGTCGGACGAGGAGCGGACCGCCTGGCGCGAGGCCGGCTTCCCGCTCTCGGTCCGCACCGCCGCCCCCGCCCGGTGGGCCGAACTCACCGCCGGCGGGCTGCCGTTGGTCAAGGACGCGGGCTTCACGGAGATCGCACCGGGCTCGGCGACCGTCGTGGCCGAGCACCCGGCGCTCGGACGGGCCTGA
- a CDS encoding isoprenylcysteine carboxylmethyltransferase family protein — MGSLHSALVALTGICVAIFVVAWIAGAVYFGVKSESGLSGWAHGLRRTLPRRALLLVGAYAFSLLIRHSPDSFWHHLQYWQPELALLGAVFAVASTALLLWARWVLGVMWASIPLVHEHHELRTEGPYRIVRHPIYTGLLGLVLGGMLACGFGIWIVFLAVAVPWLLRRVRVEDGMMADRFGASYDAYRARVPALIPWTRPAPAGPRAVDSRQG; from the coding sequence ATGGGCTCACTACATTCCGCACTCGTCGCTCTCACCGGCATCTGTGTCGCGATCTTCGTCGTGGCCTGGATCGCGGGCGCCGTCTACTTCGGCGTGAAGAGCGAGTCCGGGCTGAGCGGCTGGGCACACGGCCTGCGCCGCACCCTGCCCCGGCGGGCGCTGCTGCTCGTGGGCGCCTATGCCTTCTCCCTGCTGATCAGACACTCCCCGGACTCCTTCTGGCACCACCTCCAGTACTGGCAGCCCGAACTCGCACTCCTGGGCGCGGTGTTCGCCGTCGCCTCCACCGCCCTGCTGCTGTGGGCGCGTTGGGTGCTGGGCGTCATGTGGGCCAGCATCCCGCTGGTCCACGAACACCATGAACTGCGCACCGAGGGCCCGTACCGAATAGTGCGGCACCCCATCTACACCGGGCTCCTGGGGCTGGTCCTCGGCGGGATGCTGGCCTGCGGCTTCGGCATCTGGATCGTGTTCCTGGCCGTCGCCGTGCCGTGGCTGCTGCGCCGGGTGCGCGTGGAGGACGGGATGATGGCCGACCGCTTCGGTGCGTCCTACGACGCCTACCGCGCCCGCGTTCCGGCACTGATCCCGTGGACTCGGCCCGCTCCGGCCGGACCCCGGGCCGTCGACAGCCGGCAGGGGTAG
- a CDS encoding oxygenase MpaB family protein, protein MRRGYKWVDRELARMDPDTDWERMISLYVGHRVPEFALAMMVYPGTMRMMQPGFGSATLAHTGKLEKRPRRRFEDGNEFLMAWMVDGLSSTAGRTAAERLNRIHLAIARATPHLPGNFDDVDDFVYPLVLLATSADRLQTSLGLPGTSETMKTAWHRWAQTLFRLLERESGPLADECFPEDWDAMTEFALKFESRPYEETESGHRVATAMMEFFAEYWFPTPLRAFGRDLTRYLAGERVCRLHRIGWLSPRRERAVRVFLKSAFLAQRLLPDYRRPLPERLRRTRRTRRGPSATSPSLG, encoded by the coding sequence GTGCGCCGTGGCTACAAATGGGTCGACCGCGAACTGGCCCGGATGGACCCGGACACCGACTGGGAACGCATGATCTCGCTCTACGTCGGCCACCGCGTCCCCGAGTTCGCGCTGGCGATGATGGTCTATCCCGGCACCATGCGCATGATGCAGCCGGGCTTCGGATCCGCCACCCTCGCCCACACCGGGAAGCTGGAGAAGCGGCCCCGGCGGCGTTTCGAGGACGGCAACGAGTTCCTGATGGCCTGGATGGTGGACGGGTTGTCCAGCACTGCGGGCCGCACGGCCGCCGAGCGGCTCAACCGCATCCACCTGGCCATCGCCCGTGCGACACCGCACCTCCCCGGCAACTTCGACGACGTCGACGACTTCGTCTATCCCCTGGTCCTGCTGGCCACCTCCGCCGACCGTCTGCAGACCTCGCTGGGCCTGCCCGGTACGAGCGAGACCATGAAGACCGCCTGGCATCGCTGGGCGCAGACCCTCTTCCGCCTCCTGGAGCGCGAGTCCGGCCCGCTGGCCGACGAGTGCTTCCCCGAGGACTGGGACGCGATGACCGAGTTCGCCCTGAAGTTTGAGTCCCGACCGTATGAGGAGACGGAGTCCGGCCACCGGGTGGCGACGGCGATGATGGAGTTCTTCGCCGAGTACTGGTTCCCCACCCCCTTACGGGCGTTCGGCCGGGACCTGACCCGGTACCTCGCCGGCGAGCGGGTCTGCCGGCTGCACCGGATCGGCTGGCTCTCCCCTCGCCGCGAGCGTGCGGTCCGCGTCTTCCTGAAGTCCGCGTTCCTCGCCCAGCGCCTCCTGCCCGACTACCGCAGGCCGCTTCCCGAACGGCTCCGGCGAACCCGGCGGACCCGGCGCGGGCCGTCCGCCACAAGCCCCTCCCTCGGGTGA